From a region of the Coffea arabica cultivar ET-39 chromosome 3e, Coffea Arabica ET-39 HiFi, whole genome shotgun sequence genome:
- the LOC113737825 gene encoding cytochrome P450 705A5-like, translating into MTDIQYYSTFFIISFISTLVIRSFSKKTNRPRFHLPPGPRPLPIIGHLQLITFPLDQFFQKLSTKYGPIIYLQFGASKQIIISSASLATEIFKTQDLAFASRPPFAVENRLTFVASSFLNSEYGDYWKFMKKLCITKLLSPQALEASSGVRRQELRSFLRKIVESASLLKPVDVGLELSKLTNNIICTMAMNTNCSSNDDEAEKCRKLVQETFEHALKLSIGDVLGPFKWLGFWIYGKQAVDVERRFDGMLENILKQHEEKREENSKTSQYKDLIDVLLEMHYDNQAEFKLTRTQIKSFLLDIFVAGTDTSANTMQWTLAELINHPKVFKKVREEIDSLVGNSRLVEESDVSSLPYLQAVMKEILRLHPLGSLIPRKCREHCKIDVFDIPKNTTILINTYAAMRDPNLWDDPNEFKPERFLISKDTQKTLARQDQMEGQLLDLLTFGGGRRRCPGMMLAFHTMSPTVAAMVQCFDWTPIEEGREADAVNMEVRKGFIHVMEQSLVCTPRVRLNPLDCIA; encoded by the exons ATGACTGACATCCAATACTACTCCACGTTCTTTATCATCTCCTTCATCTCAACACTTGTAATTCGATCCTTTTCAAAGAAAACCAATCGCCCTCGTTTCCACCTCCCGCCTGGCCCGCGCCCGCTGCCCATCATCGGTCACCTCCAACTCATAACTTTTCCTTTGGACCAGTTTTTCCAGAAGCTATCAACCAAATATGGCCCCATTATTTACCTGCAATTTGGTGCTTCAAAGCAGATTATCATATCATCTGCTTCTTTGGCAACAGAAATCTTCAAAACCCAAGATCTTGCATTCGCTTCTCGGCCGCCTTTTGCTGTTGAAAATAGGTTAACTTTTGTTGCCTCTAGTTTTCTCAATTCTGAGTATGGAGATTACTGgaagttcatgaagaagcttTGCATAACTAAGTTGCTTAGTCCCCAAGCATTAGAGGCCTCAAGTGGGGTTCGCAGACAAGAATTACGCAGTTTCTTGCGAAAGATTGTGGAGAGTGCATCTCTTCTAAAGCCCGTCGACGTTGGACTTGAGCTCTCAAAGCTAACAAATAACATAATCTGTACGATGGCAATGAACACTAATTGTTCGAGCAACGATGATGAAGCTGAAAAGTGTAGAAAATTAGTGCAGGAGACGTTTGAACATGCTCTCAAGTTGAGTATTGGAGATGTTTTGGGGCCATTCAAATGGTTAGGCTTCTGGATTTATGGGAAGCAGGCCGTGGATGTGGAAAGAAGGTTTGATGGCATGCTAGAGAATATATTGAAGCAGcatgaagaaaaaagagaagaaaacagcaaaacTAGCCAATATAAAGATCTGATAGATGTTCTTTTGGAGATGCATTATGATAACCAAGCTGAGTTTAAACTGACTAGAACTCAAATCAAGTCTTTCCTCCTG GACATATTTGTGGCAGGCACTGATACTTCTGCGAATACAATGCAATGGACTTTAGCTGAGCTCATAAACCATCctaaagttttcaagaaagttaGAGAAGAGATAGATTCACTTGTTGGCAACTCAAGACTTGTTGAGGAATCAGACGTCTCAAGTCTACCCTATCTCCAAGCTGTAATGAAGGAAATACTCCGATTACATCCTCTGGGTTCTCTCATACCAAGAAAATGCCGCGAACATTGCAAGATTGATGTCTTTGATATACCTAAGAACACAACCATACTGATCAATACATATGCAGCCATGAGGGATCCTAACCTTTGGGATGATCCTAACGAATTTAAGCCCGAAAGATTCTTGATTTCCAAGGATACACAGAAAACCTTAGCTCGGCAAGATCAAATGGAAGGACAATTGCTGGATCTCTTAACTTTTGGAGGTGGGAGGAGAAGGTGTCCAGGAATGATGCTGGCTTTCCACACAATGAGCCCTACAGTTGCTGCCATGGTTCAGTGCTTCGACTGGACGCCGATTGAAGAGGGAAGGGAAGCTGATGCAGTGAATATGGAAGTCAGAAAAGGGTTTATTCATGTTATGGAACAATCACTTGTATGCACTCCTCGAGTTCGTCTCAATCCACTTGACTGCATAGCTTGA